The sequence below is a genomic window from Planctomycetota bacterium.
CGATGCAAACAGAATTATTGCCGATGTCGGCCAGGACGACTTTACCGTCAATCTCAATGCCTTCACTGGCCAATTCCATCCGGTTCCGGAGTTTCTCCAGCCGCTCCTCGAATTCCTTCTTTTTCTTGGTTAATTCGGTGATGGCCGCCTCGCCTTCTTTTGTCTTCTCGGTGATGGTGGTGTCAATCTGCTTGATGCCTTCCTGGAGAACCGAGACATCAAGCTCTCCCTGGGTAATAATCCGCTGTGTTTCTTTTTCCAGTGAGACTATTTCTTCTCTCACTTTGATGATTTCCTCGGTTTTCTGGTCTATATTTTTATACAACTCGCCTCTTTCATCCTTAGTGCCGACTATTTTAACAATCTGGTCCCAGGATTTATTGCGGGAAATTATCAGCTCGCCGTTCTTATCAACATTTTGCTTGGTCAGGCGTTCCAGGACATCTATCAAAATCTGCAGATTAAGCGGCTTTTTGGGCGTGTCCTTTTCGGTTTCGGGCCAGGGTTCGTACTCTGTTATCTGGTAATTGGCGGACAGGTATTCCACCATCCGGTTTAAAAACGCCTTGAGATTTTCGTAATTATTCCAGATATCGCCGGTCGTGATGGCCCGTTCATCCCGTGATAACCAGCCCACCCGGCTGGAAATGCTGGTCGCTTTTTCTATACCGCTTTCCAGGTCGCGTTGTTTTGACTGGGTGGCCTGCTTGGCTTTTTCCAGTTCCTGGACCTTTTCATTGTATTCGCCGACGGTAAGATAAGAACTGAGTATTGAAATCAGGAGCAGAATGCCTGATATTATCAATATAACGGATGCCGAGGTGTCCTCGGAACGCTTCTTAATAATAGTCTTCTTTTTTGCCATAAGTGGTTCTAATCTCCGAGATAATACTGCAAGCTCTTTTTCGCCTCGTCGCTTTCCACCCGGGGGATATTCAATCTTCTGACCCAGGTGAAATTTTCTTTATCCATGTCTCTCTCTTCGGGGTCGTCGCCGATGAGGGCGAAATCGGTTTTAAGCGTAACCTTTTTTTCCACGGTTGCACCCATATCAATAAGCCGCTGCTCTATTTCCTCGCGGTCATATTTGAACGGACCCCGCCTGAATTTGCCGATTAGCACAACGGTCCGGCTGTGCTTGGGATGGTAAAAGATATTGGTGATGTAATCGCCATCGGTAATCGGTTCGTCTTCTTTTTCCATCCTGGTGATAGAGGCCAGGCTGTAGATGTCGAAAACCCTTTTGACTTCTATTTGCCCCTTCCATTTTCTGATGAATCCCTGTTGCTGGCGGTAGGCCATAAATTTTGACCCAACGCGTACGCCGTCTTTGCTGCCTATGGTGATAAAGGCGAGCCTGTTTTTCATGTCCGGATTAAAGATTTTACCGTATACTTCGATGATGTCGCGGTTGTAGGCCTCTTTGGACGCCAAATCTTCCAGGGCATATTTGGCGATGGATACCTCGTTTTCCAGCCGGATGGTGTCCTTTTTGAATTTATCCGTGATGCCGGGTAATTTTTCCTCCTTGATTTTCTTGTCGTTATTTAACTGGTCTTTGAGTAACAGGTATTTTTCGTTTTCCTTCGACTTCTTGTTTAACATTTCCTCCTTTTTCTGCCTTAGTTCAGCCAGATAGGCGTTTTTGCTCCGCACGATTTCCTCCTGGAACTCCTTTAGCTGAGCCTCTTCTTTTTCCGAGGTTTTCTTCTCGTAGTCGCTTCTGGTAATTTTATGACCTGAGGTGAATAGCTTTTCCATCGACTCGTAGACGATGTTTTCGATCATCGGTTCCCGGCCCATCAGGGTATAGGACTTCTTCTTTTCATCCAGGTATTTTGAGACCGCCTCAACAGTTATTTTATAGTTTGTTTCTCCTGTCATTATTAGCGGAGAAACCTTGAGGAGAAAATACTCAACATCTCTTTGTTTGTCTTCTATTTTTTTTACCGCCTTATTCTCTTTTGATATTTTCTCTTCAACGGTCTGGAGCATGCCGCTGGTCAGAATCATCGAAGCCAGTCCGATAAATGATAGGGCGACCACGATGATGACGATGACATGGGATACGCCCCGGATTGAATGGTCTTTTAGGTTCATAAAGCGCTATCAATATAATGCAAGACCCGTATAAAAGTAGTCCCGCGCCATATGGCGCAGGACGTTCATATAATATTCTAACTTTGTTAACTGCTTCCCCGGGTTCGAGTTCTAATAATCGCCAAGCTTATACAATATACCTCTAACGGGTCAAGAAAAACAATACCTTATTTTAATCCGGCCGCATAACTGACGATATCGACGATCCGATGGGAATAACCCCACTCGTTGTCATACCAGCCGAAGACCTTGGCCTGGGTTTTGTCCAGGACCATGGTGGACAAGGCGTCAAAGACGCACGAAGCCGGGTTGGCTATGATATCGCTGGAAACAATCGGGTCTTCGGTATATTCCAGGAAACCTTTCAGCTTGCCCTGGGAAGCGGATTTGAAGGCGGTATTGATTGCTTCAACCGTAGCTTCTTTCTTCAGGTCAACCACCAGGTCAACCAGCGAGCCGGTCGGGACCGGAACCCGGACCGCCACGCCGTTGAGTTTGCCGGCTACTTCCGGAATGACCTCGCCGATGGCCTTGGCCGCGCCGGTCGAGGTCGGGATAATATTAATGGCCGCGGCCCGGGCCCGCCTGAGGTCTTTATGTATCAGGTCCAGGATAGATTGGTCGTTGGTATAGGCGTGGATAGTGGTCATCAGTCCGCGGACGATGCCGAAGTTATCATTGAGGACTTTGACTAATGGCGCCAGGGCATTGGTGGTGCAGGATGCGTTGGAGATGATATTGTGCTCCTTTTTCAGTTTCTCTTCATTGACTCCCATGACAATCACCGCGTCGACCGGTTCCTTGGCCGGAGCGGTCAGGAC
It includes:
- the gap gene encoding type I glyceraldehyde-3-phosphate dehydrogenase; translation: MAIKIAINGFGRIGRNVFKAMSKNPNFEVVVINDLSDAKTLAHLLKYDSVYGRFPGTVSVDGNDFVINGKKIKVVAEKDVTKLPWGQHNVDWVVESTGVHTKRSALEGHLQSGAKKVVLTAPAKEPVDAVIVMGVNEEKLKKEHNIISNASCTTNALAPLVKVLNDNFGIVRGLMTTIHAYTNDQSILDLIHKDLRRARAAAINIIPTSTGAAKAIGEVIPEVAGKLNGVAVRVPVPTGSLVDLVVDLKKEATVEAINTAFKSASQGKLKGFLEYTEDPIVSSDIIANPASCVFDALSTMVLDKTQAKVFGWYDNEWGYSHRIVDIVSYAAGLK